One Dama dama isolate Ldn47 chromosome 16, ASM3311817v1, whole genome shotgun sequence DNA window includes the following coding sequences:
- the SNX30 gene encoding sorting nexin-30 isoform X2 has protein sequence MDGETRDLFVTVDDPKKHVCTMETYITYRITTKSTRVEFDLPEYSVRRRYQDFDWLRNKLEESQPTHLIPPLPEKFVVKGVVDRFSEEFVETRRKALDKFLKRITDHPVLSFNEHFNVFLTAKDLNAHKKQGMALLTRVGESVKHVAGGYKLRSRPLEFAAIGEYLDTFALKLGTVDRIAQRIIKEEIEYLVELREYGPVYSTWSALEGELAEPLEGVSACIGNCSTALEELTDDMTEDFLPVLREYILYSDSMKSVLKKRDHVQAEYEAKLEAVALRKEERPKVPADVEKCQDRMECFNADLKADMERWQNNKRQDFRQLLMGMADKNIQYYEKCLMAWESIIPLLQEKQEAK, from the exons AGTACTCGGGTGGAGTTTGACCTGCCAGAATATTCTGTCCGTCGAAGATACCAGGATTTTGACTGGTTGAGGAACAAACTGGAAGAATCCCAGCCCACTCATCTCATTCCC CCACTTCCTGAGAAGTTTGTGGTGAAAGGTGTCGTGGATCGATTTTCAGAAGAGTTTGTGGAGACCAGAAGAAAAGCTTTGGATAAATTCCTGAAAAGAATTACAGATCACCCTGTACTCTCCTTCAATGAACACTTTAATGTTTTCCTTACTGCCAAG GACCTGAACGCCCACAAGAAGCAagggatggcattgctgactcggGTGGGCGAGTCGGTCAAGCATGTCGCTGGCGGCTACAAGCTGAGAAGTCGGCCTCTCGAATTCGCAGCCATCGGCGAGTACTTAGACACGTTTGCGCTCAAGCTGGGAACCGTCGATCGAATAGCCCAGCGGATCATCAAGGAAGAAATAG AGTACCTTGTGGAGCTGCGGGAATACGGGCCCGTGTACTCCACGTGGAGCGCGCTAGAGGGGGAGCTAGCGGAGCCCCTGGAGGGTGTGTCAGCCTGCATCGGCAACTGCTCTACGGCCTTGGAGGAGCTGACCGACGACATGACAGAAGACTTTCTACCGGTGCTCAGGGAATACATTTTATACTCTGACTCCATGAAG AGCGTGCTGAAGAAGAGGGACCATGTACAAGCCGAGTACGAAGCCAAACTGGAAGCTGTGGCTCTGCGGAAGGAAGAGCGGCCCAAG GTCCCAGCAGATGTGGAGAAATGTCAGGATCGGATGGAGTGTTTCAATGCTGATCTGAAAGCCGACATGGAGAGGTGGCAGAACAACAAGAGACAGGACTTTCGGCAGCTGCTCATGGGAATGGCCGACAAGAACATCCAGTATTACGAGAAG TGCCTCATGGCGTGGGAGTCAATCATCCCGCTactgcaggagaagcaagaggccAAGTAA